TTGGTGTTGGCTAGAATTCTCTACTTGAAGCAGCGCTTGTTGCAAGGTGGTCGCGAACCGTTGATGCCATAACTCATGCAAGGGTTGACCATGGTCACCCGGGATGCTGTAAACGGATAGCTGCTGATCGTCGGTGAATTGATTCCACATGCCATCTGGTGTGTGACGATGGAGTAGCGGCTTGATGCGACTTCTGAGATAGACGACATGATTTTCAGTGGGTTGTGTTTTGTATTTGCGGTGCGCGACGTATCTTTGTACGAGCCACTGGCGATGCGCTGGTGCGAATTCGGAAAAATCAAACATTCTTCGAGCCGTTGCTTCTGCAGTCTCTTCGAGACCGTCTTTTGACTTTTCCTTTTTCGTCGCTGTCGTTTTGGGGCGGTTGAAAGTTGCATAGCGAGCAAATCGTTTCGCCAGTTCGGTCAACCCATACACTCGAATCTCGTTGACGAACCAAAATGGAGCATTGGTCGCCATGGAGAGAGTGTCCCGAGCGGAAATCGCTTGCAAAGCCATGCGAGGTTTACAGTCAACGACCGTCACAGAGAGTGGTTTCAGGCCACGCAGCGAGAGTTGTTGTCCCATTTCATAAGCGAGGGTTCCGCCAAACGAATGCCCGATCAGGTGGAGAGGTTGCTTTCCCAATTGTTCTTCAACTTCTGCGACCAGCCGAGCTGCGATCGTTTCGATGGTAGCATTGCTTCGTTCATATTTGCCTTTTTCCTTGAGCTGAATCCCTACCACGGGGCGCTGGAACGAGGTTGCCGAAAACAGTTTCTGCCATTCTCGCACATGCCCGAATAATCCTGGGGCGATGACGAGTGTTGGGCGATGTGACGTTTGAGATTGGTTGACGCGGACAAGTTCCACGCTACGGTCGTTGGAATTACTCGTTTCGGTGGATGCTAGCCATTCAGATAGGTCAGCGATTGTCGGATGGTTGATCAGGTCTTGTAAGGAGATCGATTGCGAAAATAGTCGATCAATTTCGGCGAGCACTTTCATTCCTTGCAATGAGGTGCCACCAAGATGAAAAAAGTTGTCATGAATGCTGATCGTGTCCAGCCGCAGAGTGTTGCACCAGATCGCTGACAGAGTTCGTGACGACAGCGAGACAGGTTCGATAGTAGCTGTGGAGGCGTTTGGGCGAACCTCGTCGACGGTCGGAAGTGCTTGTCGGTCAATGGACCCGTTACTCAAAGTTGGGAGAGTGGAGAGCGGTATAAAGTGCGAGGGGATCATGTACTGCGGCAAGATTCCTACTAAATGTTCTCGCAGTTCTTCCGGCGTGACCGTTCGACCGCCATCCACGTAATAGGCAAGCAACCGACGATCTCCTGATGAGTCGACCCATGTTTGGATGGTCGCATTGAGGCATTTCGGATGCCGCAGAATGGCAGACTCGACCTCGGTCATGTTAACCAATCTGCCATTTATTTTGGTTTGAAAGTCACTTCGACCCTCAAAAACCAGTGCGCCGTCCTTTCTCAAACTTGCCAGGTCATTGGTACGGAAAAATCTTTTTGAATCGTTGCCGGGCAGGGTGATGAAAGCTTGCTTGCTAAGGTCGGGCTGTTTCCAATAACCGCAAAATAGGTGAGAGTCACCAACCGCGATGTGCCCGCGTGCTGATAGGTCGCCACCTGTATTTGAGCTTATTGGATGTGGGTTGTTTATTAATGTGACATGCTGACGTTCAAATGGAAAACCACAGGGAGGAGGGGTGTCGGGAATCTCCGTGTTTTGGTCGAACACGTAACCACAAATCGACCCTGTTTCGGTCGATGAAAGTAGGTTGAGAAGCACGCAGTTGCCGCGGAAAATGCGTTTGAAATTACGGATGTCCTCCGGGTAGAGACAATCACTCGTCAGTCGCACCAGACGCACCGTAGAAATCGGTTTTGCTTCCGCAGCCTCGTTTGCGATAACGCGAAATAGCGGTGCGGTGACGGCAAATACTGTGATACGATTTTTTCGTAGCCATTCGAATGGCTGATGAAATGCTGCACGTGGGTCGACAGGTAGGATGGCAGCGCCAGTTAGTAACGCAAGCAGCGTGTTTTTGATCGCTTGTCCGTTGGCCGAAACCAGGAGGCTACAGCGATCTTCCGAGCACATTCGATGAAAAGC
The Pirellulaceae bacterium genome window above contains:
- a CDS encoding alpha/beta fold hydrolase, which gives rise to MFINVTFETTQYGGLCQIPSPPSYVDYDPTYQTVAHQFVDTASKFANHIAIETADVCWTYAELTDRINSIGNAILAELPEPLSPSSSEEGPDEDFADPIVIFLEQGPPAIAAMMAVFQTGKTVVLVDPADSVNRITKILSEIAPRLLITDSQHRSTATDLLSCDCKLVDVEMIASCPTGMTLPVYATANGLAYIAYTSGSTGRPKGVMHRHSSLSVDMKKKHAFHRMCSEDRCSLLVSANGQAIKNTLLALLTGAAILPVDPRAAFHQPFEWLRKNRITVFAVTAPLFRVIANEAAEAKPISTVRLVRLTSDCLYPEDIRNFKRIFRGNCVLLNLLSSTETGSICGYVFDQNTEIPDTPPPCGFPFERQHVTLINNPHPISSNTGGDLSARGHIAVGDSHLFCGYWKQPDLSKQAFITLPGNDSKRFFRTNDLASLRKDGALVFEGRSDFQTKINGRLVNMTEVESAILRHPKCLNATIQTWVDSSGDRRLLAYYVDGGRTVTPEELREHLVGILPQYMIPSHFIPLSTLPTLSNGSIDRQALPTVDEVRPNASTATIEPVSLSSRTLSAIWCNTLRLDTISIHDNFFHLGGTSLQGMKVLAEIDRLFSQSISLQDLINHPTIADLSEWLASTETSNSNDRSVELVRVNQSQTSHRPTLVIAPGLFGHVREWQKLFSATSFQRPVVGIQLKEKGKYERSNATIETIAARLVAEVEEQLGKQPLHLIGHSFGGTLAYEMGQQLSLRGLKPLSVTVVDCKPRMALQAISARDTLSMATNAPFWFVNEIRVYGLTELAKRFARYATFNRPKTTATKKEKSKDGLEETAEATARRMFDFSEFAPAHRQWLVQRYVAHRKYKTQPTENHVVYLRSRIKPLLHRHTPDGMWNQFTDDQQLSVYSIPGDHGQPLHELWHQRFATTLQQALLQVENSSQHQ